AGGTACCGGCCTGCTGAGCCTGAGCGGCAATTTTCGCTTCGGCGCTGTCGATGGTTGAACCGGTTGCGGTTACGGTCTGGGCGAAGCTGCCGAAAGAAACTACGGACAGAGCGATAACTGCAGCAAAAGTTTTGATAGATTTCATGGTGTCATTCCTTCAGATTGTTTGTTTGTGTAAGGCGGTGTGCCTTCGTTGAAAACAATGATAGGCCGATGGGAGACATTGCGATAGCGGAGTGATTTGCTGATGTTTGTCAAAAAAATTGATTCTTTGGTGCGGGTGGGAGAGTGGGGATAGATTGGCTGGATTGTCGCGGAAACACTCTCTGGAACTGGAACTGGAACTGGAACTGGAACTGGAACTGGAACTGGAACTGGAACGGCAGTTGTGCTGCCGCACCGAAAGGCGCGGCAGCAGCGGGTTTATCAGGCATCCACAATCGGGTCGCGGACGATAAACAGATAGGAGAGCGCACCGACCACCGTCACACAGGCGCAGACGGTCAGCGCCATGCTGAATGAACCGGTGGTGTCGAGGATCCAGCCTGTCAGGACCGGAGCAAATGAGGCAAACACAAAGCTGGCAAAGTTCTGGATGCTGCCTACCGACGCGGTCATACGTGCGGTGACCGAGCAGTGGATCAGGCCCCAGCACGATGTGCCGGCGAAGTGGATGCAGAACAGCGCCATGCCGATCAGC
This portion of the Erwinia sp. SLM-02 genome encodes:
- a CDS encoding YdgH/BhsA/McbA-like domain containing protein; amino-acid sequence: MKSIKTFAAVIALSVVSFGSFAQTVTATGSTIDSAEAKIAAQAQQAGTSYRIIEANSNNGVHMTAQLIK